The following proteins are encoded in a genomic region of Salminus brasiliensis chromosome 17, fSalBra1.hap2, whole genome shotgun sequence:
- the ndufa11 gene encoding NADH dehydrogenase [ubiquinone] 1 alpha subcomplex subunit 11 — MGYWELEEGKDCVQKTWITTKVATTMGLVGSAIHIALFRPETALEGLTRAANSTVTMASLGAVFGLATCLTAHARDAPEDPKNYFVGGCASGAILGARSHSVAVGTGACVALGTLAMFTKVGKMEGWRMSGAPKL; from the exons ATGGGTTACTGGGAACTCGAAGAAGGCAAAGACTGTGTTCAGAAAACATGGATTACCACCAAGGTGGCCACCACCATGG GGCTTGTGGGCTCAGCGATTCATATAGCGTTATTCCGGCCTGAAACAGCACTTGAAGGCCTGACCAGGGCAGCAAATAGCACAGTTACAATGG CATCCCTGGGGGCGGTATTTGGATTGGCCACTTGTCTGACTGCCCATGCTAGGGATGCTCCTGAGGACCCCAAAAACTACTTCGTTGGTGGATGTGCATCAGGTGCCATTCTGGGAGCTCGAT CACATAGTGTGGCAGTTGGCACAGGAGCATGTGTTGCTCTAGGGACGCTGGCCATGTTCACTAAAGTGGGGAAGATGGAGGGCTGGAGGATGAGTGGGGCACCAAAGTTGTAA
- the gadd45ba gene encoding growth arrest and DNA-damage-inducible, beta a: MTLEEVVGCDMADKKMDTVSQALEELLVAAQRQDCLTVGVYESAKLMNVDPDSVVLCVLATDEEDEDDIALQIHFTLLQAFCCENDINILRVSGLRRLAQVLGEPGDVDNSTGGSSNNNSNSSEPRDFHCILVTNPQCQPLKCQALQEVGNYCDESRCRNQWVPCLSLRER, from the exons ATGACTCTGGAAGAAGTCGTTGGATGCGATATGGCTGACAAGAA AATGGACACCGTGAGCCAAGCCTTAGAAGAGCTGCTGGTAGCAGCACAGAGACAAGACTGTCTGACCGTTGGGGTTTACGAGTCTGCAAAGCTGATGAATGT GGATCCAGATAGCGTGGTATTGTGCGTGCTGGCCACGGACGAGGAGGACGAGGACGACATCGCGCTGCAGATCCACTTCACGCTGCTGCAAGCTTTCTGCTGCGAGAACGACATCAACATCCTGCGCGTGTCCGGCTTGCGGCGCCTCGCTCAGGTTCTGGGCGAGCCGGGCGACGTGGATAACAGCACCGggggcagcagcaacaacaacagcaacagcagcgaGCCCAGGGACTTCCACTGCATCCTAGTGACC AACCCTCAATGCCAACCACTGAAATGCCAGGCTCTTCAAGAGGTGGGCAACTACTGCGACGAGAGCCGCTGCAGAAACCAGTGGGTGCCATGCCTGTCCCTGCGCGAGCGCTGA
- the larp6b gene encoding la-related protein 6b, with product MSSPTFTDIFHCEEGSHSKDPFSYTDDGLNDSLDGSSAELTDVFEEEGCEGEAWTPPPSELRQKIAAQLERYLSDESLQGDAFLLKHIQRNKMGYVSLKLMTSFKKIRELTRDWRTTLAAAHTSQQLEVNEAGTKVRRRTPVPEWLLCIPTTKLLLAWNFQDNVTSTEAENSGSSGAEQQQGFMETAMSVFGSHGTITSLRILRPGKEIPAELKRYTKKHTELGRKLCAVVEYDYLDGARKAYEALKAEEHLHGGKGIRVVLLGSRGTRKPGTSQSHAEEESEECIEDDGSKKPNRKAKRHPYSLEDSALYSSSESDFAPASPRPNRRVSRPQALYGSPLAIPRVSTFRSDPYRNPLGSPVGSPLIPRKLFPGGHAASPLAIPPFSSTPTSAGSSAYSRSKGSGDYSQDSAGYVGSPWVQRRRNAAQVIQAEKSWPMSPSQIKRPLGVLVVRQPMGPDGTKGFHNSIGRGKVLLPQ from the exons ATGTCTTCACCCACGTTCACGGATATCTTCCACTGTGAGGAGGGGTCTCACTCCAAAGACCCTTTCTCGTACACTGACGATGGACTGAATGATAGTTTGGATGG AAGTTCAGCAGAGCTGACTGATGTGTTTGAAGAAGAAGGGTGTGAGGGTGAGGCCTGGACTCCACCACCAAGTGAACTGAGACAGAAAATAGCTGCCCAGCTTGAGCGCTACCTCTCTGATGAGAGTCTGCAGGGTGATGCGTTCCTGTTAAAACACATCCAGAGGAACAAGATGGGTTATGTCAGCCTGAAGTTAATGACTTCCTTTAAAAAG ATCAGAGAGCTTACGCGTGACTGGCGTACAACGCTAGCTGCAGCACATACCTCTCAGCAGCTTGAGGTGAACGAGGCAGGGACCAAGGTGCGACGGAGAACCCCTGTTCCTGAATGGCTGCTGTGCATCCCTACGACAAAACTGCTGCTGGCTTGGAATTTCCAGGATAACGTCACTTCAACAGAGGCAGAGAACAGTGGGTCATCTGGAGCAGAGCAGCAGCAAGGCTTTATGGAGACTGCCATGTCTGTGTTTGGTTCACATGGTACAATCACTTCCCTGCGTATCCTACGGCCGGGAAAAGAGATACCTGCTGAGCTCAAGCGCTACACCAAGAAACACACAGAACTCGGGCGCAAGCTGTGTGCAGTGGTGGAGTACGATTACCTGGACGGGGCCCGCAAGGCTTATGAAGCTCTCAAAGCAGAGGAGCATCTGCACGGCGGGAAAGGAATTCGGGTGGTGCTCCTTGGTAGCCGCGGCACAAGAAAGCCTGGAACCAGCCAGAGCCATGCCGAGGAAGAGTCAGAGGAGTGCATTGAGGACGATGGTTCCAAGAAGCCGAACCGGAAGGCCAAGAGGCATCCCTACTCTCTGGAAGATTCAGCCTTGTACAGCTCCTCTGAGTCGGACTTTGCCCCAGCCTCACCACGACCTAACCGAAGGGTCTCCCGCCCCCAGGCCTTGTACGGCAGCCCCTTGGCCATCCCACGGGTGTCTACCTTCCGCTCAGACCCTTACAGGAACCCGCTAGGTAGCCCTGTCGGGAGCCCCCTCATACCCCGCAAGCTGTTCCCTGGAGGCCATGCCGCCTCCCCGTTGGCCATCCCACCTTTCAGTAGCACCCCTACCTCGGCTGGCAGTTCAGCTTACAGCAGAAGCAAAGGCTCGGGGGATTACTCCCAGGACAGCGCAGGGTACGTGGGGAGCCCCTGGGTCCAACGGCGCAGAAATGCTGCCCAGGTCATTCAAGCAGAGAAAAGCTGGCCCATGTCACCCAGTCAGATAAAGAGGCCACTTGGTGTGCTAGTTGTGCGCCAGCCGATGGGACCTGATGGCACCAAAGGCTTCCACAACAGCATTGGCAGGGGAAAGGTGCTGTTGCCACAGTGA
- the vmac gene encoding vimentin-type intermediate filament-associated coiled-coil protein, producing MSSPSPVQIREANAHLAALHRRVADLERKLEAAENTVREQAESLIRKDEQLRATTQEITENKDREISYLHEKLYQSEESIQKLQHMVKEKDSLISQLQHRCQLLDNICKSRPLLDSMLAQMAEAERMGPVIDLGKPTADTSLTDGESNCSPSGLSNHKDFSLSEDDVDDQELDGVVFGTTV from the exons ATGTCGTCTCCATCGCCGGTGCAGATCCGAGAGGCAAACGCGCATTTGGCTGCTTTGCACAGGCGAGTCGCGGACCTTGAGCGTAAGCTGGAGGCAGCTGAGAACACCGTGCGGGAGCAGGCGGAGAGCCTGATTCGGAAAGACGAACAGCTGAGGGCTACGACACAGGAGATAACCGAGAATAAAGACAG GGAAATTTCCTACCTCCATGAAAAGCTTTATCAGTCAGAGGAATCCATCCAGAAACTCCAGCACATGGTGAAGGAGAAGGATTCCCTGATCAGCCAGCTGCAGCACCGCTGTCAGCTGCTGGACAACATCTGCAAAAGCCGTCCGTTATTAGATAGCATGCTGGCCCAGATGGCAGAGGCGGAAAGAATGGGGCCCGTTATTGACTTGGGCAAGCCCACCGCAGACACGTCGCTCACTGACGGCGAGTCAAATTGCAGCCCTAGTGGCCTTTCCAATCACAAAGACTTCTCGCTCAGCGAGGACGACGTGGACGATCAGGAGCTGGATGGCGTCGTATTCGGAACTACAGTATGA